The Pan paniscus chromosome 2, NHGRI_mPanPan1-v2.0_pri, whole genome shotgun sequence genome contains the following window.
tacaaaaatacaaaaattagctaggcgtgttggtgtgcgcctgtaatcccagctactcgggaagctgaggcaggagaatcacttgaacccaggaggcagaggttgcagtgagccgagaccacagtattgcactccagcatgggcaacaaaagtgaaactacatctcaaaaaatttaaaaaaaaggagcatttatttatttatttatttatttgagacggagtctcactttgtcacccaggctggagtgcagtggcgcgatcttggctcactggaagctccacctcccaggttcatgccattctcctgcctgagcctcctgagtagctgggactacaggcacccgccaccacgtccggctaattttttgtatttttagtagagatgggatttcaccatgttagccaggatggtctctatctcctgacctcctgatctgcccgtctcaaaagaactttgctctgttgcccaggctagagtgcagtggcacgatcatggctcactgcagccttgaactcctgggctcaagcaatcatcctgacttccaagtagctaggactacaggcaggtgccaccatgcctggctaattttttaattttttttgtagagtcagggtctcgctatgttgctcatgTCTCAAatccctaggctcaagcaatccttctgcctcagcttcccaaagtgttgggattacaggcttgagccacccctccaggcaaaaatattttttaaaatttttgtaattaaGTTGGTATTAATCCAAATTAGATtggtataaattaaaatttaacttgtAATATCCAGTGCAACTGCTAagagaataatttctttttttttgagacagagtcttgctttatctcccaggctggagtgcagtgatgcaatctcagctcactgcaacctccgcctcctgggttcgagggattcttctgcctcatcctcctgagtagctgggattacaggcatgcaccaccacacccggctaatttttgtatttttagtagagacggggtttcgtcatattggccaggctggtctcgaactcctgacctcaggtgatccgcccacctcggcctcccaaagtgctgggattacaggcgtgagccactgcgcccagctagaaTAATTTCTAAGATACACTGAAAGGGAGCTCTTTAGAGGCCATCTCTCAGATGTCTCCTGTTCCAGCATCGTTTGACTCTGTGATGCTGCGCATTCCCCAGATGATGCTTTCTGATTGTCAGGTGTCAGCGTCTGTGCCAGTGATTGAGGCTGACACCAAAGTTGTTTACCTTACAACTCTCGTATGGGTTCTAGTGTAAGCTTTAGTGTTTATTCAGCCAAGAATACAAGAAAGTCCGATCCTGCCCAGCCAAATATCTCTCATCCTGATCAAGAAGATTCTTATTCCTTCTCTGGAGGAGAAGCtaagaagaggaaggggagagagacttAATTCTGATCTACTcttgtgtttttgcttttctctcttaAGATACTGCACTCAACTTGTAAGCCTTAGTTAGACAAGGGTGTGGCTTTTCTCCTTAAAGGAGAAGGCAGATGTCAGAGAATCCTCCTAACTGTATACGGAGTTTCCTTCATACAAACCCCTGCTCCTCGCTATTCCCCTTGGGCTCAACAATTGGGCATTTCACTTGTGTGTTACTCAAAGCTTCTAACATGTGATGGGTGCAAAGACTAAACCACATACTAAgttgaaagcaaaagaaagttgttttggaaaataatatcCATTTTAGGACCAATAAACTATTAGCTGGGAAGATTCTTCACCcagcttcctcttcctcttctttttgttctttgtttctgttctttGGCCTGAGGGGGCATGAGGATGACCTTCATGTAGGGTCACATGATCTACATGCTGTGACTGCTTGTTTCTGAGTGCCTCCACTTGAGGCTTGTCCAGGTCACACACAGTGCCCTCACCTTAGTggatttctgtttctgcattgtCTGAATAGGATCACATGTACCTTTTGAGGtcacagaaaggaatggaagaaagggaggaacaaATACTGGAGGAATGTCTGGAGAGAAGGTCTCATTGGATGATGTAGGAAGTGGGCTGAGGTCATCACCCTCTTTTGACCACTCTTAACCTCTTGACTTGAAAGAAAGGGAGAACAAAATTAGGACTTACAGAATTTTGGAGAACAGATGGCAGTCACTACTGTAGGTAACCTGGTCACTGCCACAAATAGGTTCACTGGGCTTGATGTAGGATAAAAACCAGCACTTATTTACATTCTTGAGGCATTCAACCTGAAGGTGAGACACACACAACTGCTTCAGACACTTTCATCCAGGTCCTTTGGCCGTTATTATGCATAGCTTGGGAGGTGGATGGAATACGAGCACCAGATCAGGAGTTCAGAGAAAAGGATTCAGAAGCCTCAGTGTTTGACCCCAACAGTTACCACCCACAATATGTATATAAttgcaaaataatatataatctgTGCACTCTCCAGACtcccataaattatttattaagataaaaataccggccgggcgcggtggctcatgcctgtaatcccagcactttgggagtccgaggcgggcggatcacgaggtcaggagatcgagaccacggtaaaccccatctctactaaaaatacaaaaaattagccgggcgtggtggtgggcgcctgtagtcccagctgctggggaggctgaggcaggagaatgatgtgaacctgggaggcggagcttgcagtgagccgagatcgcgccactgcactccagcctgggcgacagagcaagactccgcgtctccaaaaaaaaaaaagataaaaatccctgccctctgtAACCTAACAATCATATTTTTGTACCAACCCCAAAATGTGATTGGTAGGTTACAGAGAGCAGAAGTAGGGAAATGTCTTTCCAGGTTAAAATTTCTGATgaagggccaggcatggcggctcacgcctgtactcccagcactttgggaggccgaggtgggcagaccataaggtcaggagtttgagaccagcctggccaacatggtgaaaccccatctctactaaaaatacaaaaattagctgggtgtggtggcacgtacctgtagtccaagctactcgggaggctgaggcagaagaatcacttgaacccaggaggcagaggttgcagtgagctgagatcgcgccactgcactccagcctgggcaacagagcaagactctgtctcaaaaaaaaaaaaattctgatgaaCATTATCATATGTGGTGCCTCAGATGGCAGGGGCTCAAACTTGTCACAGCAGGTTGAAGGCACCAAAGGAAGGAGATGGAGAAAATACCTCATAGGGCCTTGGTGTGAGGGAGGCAGGGGGTATGCCTGGCATATCATGGTGGAAACAGGACTATCACTGTGGCATAGGACCTACCTGAATTTGTGCCACGACATCCTCATCCATTTATTGGTGCAAAATACTTGCTTTCTACCCCACAGGTGAGTTATGTAAACTGATTGGGAGAACCCTTGAGAAGAGGGCTCAGGAACATATAAAATGTGCTACACATACTTGGTGACTCAGCTTTTATTGTTCTGTTATTCCCATGCAAGCCCCCTCCACTGCCCACCTCCCAGAAGAAAGAGCTGGGGCTTTTGGGCAAACCGGCTCTCTCCCCATTCCTGTTATTAGGAACCAAGGAAGCAGTACTCACTATTGTTTTGTCTAGCTGACCTCTTTCAGAGGCCATAGGAAGGGGGAAGTCTGGAAGACAAAAGCACATACAGAAAAGTTGCTTCTCTGTCTTCTGCCCTCAGCGAAAAAGGTAAGATGAGGGGAACCCTAGTTGGCACACAGGAAGCATCAAACCCCATCAGAAGAGGCTGGGCTCCTCTTTGATGCAAGCTGCCCTCTAAAGGAGCAAAGAATCAGGAAATACGTGCCTTTACCTTCTTGTAAAATGGAGTTCTTAATTCTAGCCCTTCCACTTCATAAGTAACAACTTCTGTAATCCTTGTCAGTTATTTTTAGTAAACATGCTCTAAGTTACAAATTACCATGAATTCATTATATTGAGATGCCCTAAAAGATGCTGAGTTTCATTAAGGCTTACATATTCAATCCAAAGCAGTCTTTgcaattacatatgtatataaaattttatataagtatatattataatcacatgatataattttatagtatataatatgtataatatgttaTCAACTCATATATATCAGCTTTCTTgggtataattcacatatcatagaATTttaccagattttaaaaaaatgctttgacctgcctggccaacatggtgaaacactgtctctactaaaaatacaaaaattagccaggcatggtggtgcatgcctgtagtcccagctacttgggatgttgagggaggagaatgacttgaacccaggaggtggaggttgcagtgagccaagatcacaccattacacttcagcctgggtgaaagagcaagactccgtctaaaaaaaaaaaaagttttcagacagagtcttgctctgtcacccaggctggagtgcattgacacgatatcagctcactgaagcctcaactacctgggctcaagtaatcctcctacctcagcctcccaagtggctgggactacaggcatgcaccactatgaccaacttattttcttgatttttttggtggagctgaggtctcactatgttgtacaggctggtctggaattcctgggcttaagcaattctcccactcagcctcctaaagtgctgggatgacagatgtaagccaccgtgcccagccgaattTACCAATTTTTACCATAATAtagaggattttttctttttaaataattcaccTAAAGTTTACAGTTtgatggtttttagtatattcacagttatgccatcatcacctcaaaaagaaaccctgtaacCATTAGCAGTCATTTATGATGCCCCTCTTCCAACTATTtcccctcctgccccaccctcgCCCCTGAAAAACAATAAtccactttctgtttctttttgtttttttttttttagacagaatcttggtctgtcgcctaagctggagtgcagtggcgcgatctcagctcactgcaacctcggcctcctgggttcaagtgattctcctgtctcagccttccaagtagctgggattacaggtgcatgccaccatgcccagctaatttttgtatttttagtagagacggggtttcactgtgttgtccaggctggtctcgaactcttgaccttaggtgatatgcccacctcagcctcttaaatttctgggattacaggcatgagccatcaagcccagcctctactttctgtttctgtagatttgcttttctggacatttcatataaatggagtcatgcaACGAAGTATATGGTTTTTTGTGTCCGTGTTTTAATGTTCTAACTATATTGTAGcttgtatcagtacttcattcttttttataactaAATAATATTCAATGTATGtatattccacattttatttatccattaatcagttaatggacatttgagttgctttcacttttttgctattatgaataaagctgctatgaatatttatgcACACATTTTTGTGTGggcatgtgtttttatttcccttaAGTATATACAAAGTGTGGAATTGCCAGTCATATTCCAACCTTTTAAGGACTTGCCAGgctattttccaaagcagctgcattttacattcccatcagcaatgcacgatggcttcaatttcttcacatctttgctAACATTTGTTactatctctcttttttcttatagccatcctagtaggtgtgaagtggtatctctgttgtttttgtttgttttgttttgttttttgagacagagtttcgctctgtcacacaggctggagtgcagtggcgtgatctctgcttactacaacctccacctcccaggttcaagcaattttcgtgactcagccacccgagtagctgggattacaggtgtgcaccaccacacccagctaatttttgtattttcagtacctcaggtgatctgcccgcctcagcctcctaaagttctgggattacaggcatgagccaccactcctggccatatTGGTATCTTTATTGGTATCATTTGaatcacaaaagtttttaaaagtccaattgatctttttgtttttgttgttccttTCTGCCTTTGGTGCCATCGTTAAGAAGGCTTTGCCTAATTCAAGGTCACGAAATTCACTCATATTGttttttctaatagttttataattttagctcttacatttagttCTGTGATCCATGTTGAGGCATTATAATTTGTGTCCATGGTGTGAGGAAAAGGTccacatttattcttttgtatatagatatccagttgtcctagcagcatttgtttaaaaagatTATTGTCCACTGAATTGTCTTCAGACCTTGTTAAAATCAATTCACTCCAAATGTAAGGTGTTTTTCCCCTggattcttatattttattgatctgtatttctttttctttttcataaaacg
Protein-coding sequences here:
- the SPINK8 gene encoding serine protease inhibitor Kazal-type 8 isoform X1, with translation MKGICSDAILVLATSMWMAFAIDFPLPMASERGQLDKTIVECLKNVNKCWFLSYIKPSEPICGSDQVTYSSDCHLFSKILFEGLNITKLYDGQCVSKDTFIFYF
- the SPINK8 gene encoding serine protease inhibitor Kazal-type 8 isoform X2; its protein translation is MKGICSDAILVLATSMWMAFAIDFPLPMASERGQLDKTIVECLKNVNKCWFLSYIKPSEPICGSDQVTYSSDCHLFSKILFEGLNITKLYDGQCENS